In Leptodesmis sichuanensis A121, the following are encoded in one genomic region:
- a CDS encoding sugar-binding protein encodes MPNIYMIGNSLTDQVRYSGFQALAESRGKSHIWGRSMVPGAPLEFFVNNPTTGFNQEPFGYYQNAFSNYQWDVVTLQPYDRHLYNEELIGDIQALDILLAPLQAVSPNVQVYIYAQWPLNNGLDWDTQWLRPYTGSWDGTYRTQAYYELLTNELHTAEPSLKIPLMIPVGHVMYALNKRMKAGLVPGYTSITQLYTDETHLNNVGSYLVALTFFATIYQENPLGLPIPQEYQPDPTRSYDQALSNELAAILQDTVWDVVTTTPLSGVSAVGPLSIRTVAFPEAVQSQQYLQSLEPVGGAGSYTWQITDGTLPTGLTLSNTGVLSGIPTATGIFNFTVQVSDANGATFSKPFSLVITPDTVPEITTTVLPVSARGSLYQHALTASNGNGAVTWKLISGTLPAGITLRSDGLLSGTPGIEGTYTFTVQATDSDATPDSDTETLTLTVGAPTADTLLIAKTLSPITIDGNLNDGVWSLTERATRSPIGTSDNLTSFAALWDNNYLYLAVQVTDSDLYKDSANVWDDDAIEVFIDARHDRQSVFNNDDRQLIVDINGNLFEQGGRTTGILRSVQITATGYTVEMAIPWSNLGLIPTENLTIGFDIANDDDDNGGTRDSQLTWNDVNVLNLSPRQFGNLILTGREVRAEPVNSGESGSGTSSNQVIVNFENLSPGNYGNSAYNDPSGYTFADVAPLADNLQVYSTGNGFQSNVLHSANWGHTIRVKKTDGSNFDLASFDYAASVYGDTVDAIVTGYLANGTTQTANFITSSKQLQTLSLNWTNLTQVDIDFAAGTNAAFGALDNFVFGGAPTTGNTGPSLALITFDNLNTGSYGNSIYQDASGYTFTDMSLADPLQIYGTSNGFQSNVLHPNNWGHGIRVTKTGGSSFDVLSFDYASSVYGDMVDATVTGYFTDGTTQVTNFVTSSKQLQTLSLNWIGVTHIDIDFAAGSNPAFGALDNFLLRSSASTTNTTSSGGSAATNNRLTVTFEDLNTGNYGSNIYQDSRGYTFTNSIPTADNFVVYGTNNGYQSKVLHANNWNQTIQITKTDGSNFDLVSFDYAASIYGDTADATVTGYLANGSTRVANFITSSKQLETLSLDWVGLTRVDINFGAGNNTAYGALDNFVFGVR; translated from the coding sequence ATGCCGAACATCTACATGATTGGTAACAGCCTGACCGATCAGGTGCGTTACAGCGGTTTTCAAGCGCTTGCGGAAAGTCGTGGTAAGTCCCATATCTGGGGACGCAGTATGGTTCCCGGTGCACCTCTAGAATTTTTCGTTAATAATCCAACTACTGGATTTAACCAAGAACCCTTTGGCTATTATCAGAATGCCTTCTCCAACTATCAGTGGGATGTGGTGACGCTACAACCTTACGATCGCCACCTGTATAACGAGGAACTCATAGGTGACATCCAAGCACTTGATATCCTTCTGGCTCCCTTGCAAGCAGTCAGTCCCAATGTCCAAGTCTATATTTATGCTCAATGGCCTCTCAACAATGGGCTGGATTGGGATACTCAATGGCTTCGTCCCTATACAGGGAGTTGGGACGGCACCTATCGCACCCAAGCCTACTACGAACTCCTCACCAATGAGCTTCATACGGCTGAACCGAGCCTCAAAATCCCACTGATGATTCCCGTGGGGCACGTCATGTATGCCCTGAACAAACGGATGAAAGCTGGTCTGGTGCCAGGTTACACCAGCATTACCCAGCTTTACACCGATGAAACTCACCTGAATAATGTGGGTTCCTATCTGGTCGCCCTCACGTTCTTTGCCACCATTTACCAGGAAAACCCTCTGGGACTGCCCATTCCCCAGGAGTACCAACCAGACCCTACTCGCTCCTATGACCAAGCACTATCAAATGAACTGGCGGCTATTCTTCAAGATACGGTTTGGGATGTCGTGACAACTACCCCCCTCTCTGGTGTTTCGGCTGTGGGGCCTCTGTCCATTCGGACTGTGGCCTTTCCTGAAGCCGTACAATCTCAACAATATTTGCAAAGTCTAGAGCCAGTTGGTGGAGCAGGTTCTTACACTTGGCAAATCACTGACGGAACCCTACCCACAGGCCTGACTCTTAGCAATACTGGGGTTTTGAGCGGTATTCCAACAGCTACTGGAATCTTTAATTTCACAGTCCAGGTTAGCGATGCCAATGGAGCGACTTTTAGCAAACCCTTTAGTTTGGTGATTACTCCTGACACTGTTCCAGAGATTACCACTACAGTCCTGCCAGTCAGTGCTCGCGGCAGTTTATACCAACACGCCCTAACGGCCTCGAATGGAAATGGGGCCGTGACCTGGAAATTGATCTCAGGAACCTTACCCGCAGGCATCACCCTTCGTAGCGATGGACTGTTGAGCGGCACCCCTGGCATTGAGGGAACTTACACTTTTACGGTACAAGCCACAGATTCGGATGCCACACCAGATTCAGATACCGAAACCCTAACCCTGACTGTTGGGGCACCAACCGCCGATACGCTCCTGATAGCCAAAACTTTGAGTCCGATTACGATCGATGGCAATCTCAATGATGGTGTTTGGTCACTGACTGAACGAGCGACTCGATCGCCGATCGGCACTTCCGACAACTTAACTAGCTTTGCCGCGCTCTGGGACAATAACTATCTTTATCTAGCGGTTCAGGTGACAGACAGCGATCTGTACAAGGATTCGGCCAATGTGTGGGATGACGACGCGATCGAAGTTTTTATTGATGCCAGGCACGATCGCCAAAGCGTCTTCAACAATGACGATCGACAACTGATCGTCGATATCAATGGCAATTTGTTTGAACAAGGAGGCCGTACTACTGGGATCTTGCGATCGGTTCAAATCACAGCCACTGGCTACACCGTTGAAATGGCCATTCCCTGGTCAAACTTAGGTCTAATTCCTACAGAAAATCTCACCATTGGCTTTGACATTGCGAATGATGATGATGACAATGGCGGCACCCGTGACAGCCAACTAACCTGGAATGATGTCAATGTACTTAATCTCTCACCCAGACAATTTGGCAACCTCATTCTCACTGGCAGGGAAGTTAGGGCAGAGCCTGTAAATTCAGGCGAATCTGGATCGGGCACCAGCAGCAACCAAGTGATTGTTAACTTTGAGAACCTGAGTCCAGGAAATTACGGCAACTCTGCCTACAATGACCCAAGTGGCTATACCTTTGCCGACGTAGCCCCCTTGGCCGATAACCTGCAAGTTTATAGTACGGGTAATGGGTTTCAGAGCAATGTGTTACATTCCGCCAACTGGGGCCACACTATTCGGGTTAAAAAGACCGATGGTAGTAACTTTGATCTTGCATCCTTTGATTATGCCGCTAGCGTCTATGGTGATACCGTTGATGCCATAGTCACGGGCTATTTGGCTAATGGAACTACCCAAACAGCCAATTTCATCACCTCTAGCAAACAACTCCAAACCCTCAGTTTGAATTGGACAAACTTAACCCAAGTCGATATTGACTTTGCTGCAGGCACCAATGCGGCCTTCGGTGCCCTGGATAATTTTGTGTTTGGGGGTGCGCCAACGACTGGAAATACTGGCCCCAGTCTGGCATTAATCACCTTTGACAATCTCAATACAGGAAGTTACGGCAATAGTATCTATCAGGATGCCAGTGGCTATACCTTTACCGATATGTCCCTTGCCGATCCCTTACAGATTTACGGCACTAGCAATGGATTCCAAAGCAATGTGTTACATCCAAATAACTGGGGTCATGGGATTCGCGTGACAAAAACGGGAGGCAGCAGTTTTGATGTCCTGTCCTTTGACTATGCCAGCAGTGTTTATGGTGATATGGTTGATGCCACAGTTACTGGATACTTCACCGATGGAACCACCCAAGTGACGAACTTTGTCACCTCCAGTAAGCAATTGCAAACCCTGAGCTTAAATTGGATCGGAGTCACCCACATTGATATTGATTTTGCAGCAGGCAGTAACCCAGCCTTTGGAGCCTTAGATAATTTCCTGTTGCGAAGCAGTGCTTCAACTACTAATACAACCAGTTCTGGAGGAAGTGCAGCGACCAACAATCGCTTGACAGTGACATTTGAGGATTTGAACACGGGTAACTATGGCAGTAATATCTACCAGGATTCCCGTGGCTATACTTTTACCAATTCAATTCCGACTGCAGATAACTTCGTGGTTTATGGCACCAACAATGGCTACCAAAGTAAGGTACTTCACGCCAATAACTGGAACCAGACAATTCAGATAACCAAAACGGATGGCAGTAATTTTGACCTGGTTTCCTTTGATTACGCTGCCAGCATCTATGGGGATACGGCTGATGCAACGGTGACTGGATATTTAGCCAATGGGTCAACTCGAGTTGCGAACTTTATCACCTCCAGCAAACAGCTAGAAACCCTCAGCCTGGATTGGGTGGGCCTGACACGGGTAGATATCAACTTTGGTGCAGGCAATAATACGGCCTATGGAGCGTTGGATAACTTCGTGTTTGGAGTTCGCTAA